A single region of the Enterococcus mundtii genome encodes:
- a CDS encoding nucleotidyltransferase: MKVCGIIVEYNPFHNGHLYHVQQARERTGADVVIAVMSGNFLQRGEPAILDKWQRAEVALKNGVDLVVELPIEWAVQSADYFAKGAVQLLQKLNCDYLCFGTEDEATFDYQAFGQFVLHHQDQITKAFQELPDQTMSYPQKMTQVFKHVYPEISLDFSSPNHILGLSYAKENATYEHPMELVPINRKGAGYHDEELPKETIASATAIRKALTENRSISATVPSETERFLKTESLQTWTSYWPLLKYRLLSSTVDSLQKIYQMTEGLEIRMLEAAKTANTFYEFVEQVKTKRYTWTRIQRLSCYVLLNIQKEEMREQQMQEYIHVLGFTAAGRACLKNKKALALFAKIGKKEAQVAKLLVRSDQIYRLGGEVAEQVFGRKPVFIETIEEKKSFT, from the coding sequence ATGAAAGTATGTGGCATCATTGTTGAATATAATCCCTTTCACAATGGTCATCTTTATCATGTCCAGCAAGCACGGGAACGAACCGGTGCCGACGTAGTGATTGCGGTGATGAGTGGCAATTTTTTGCAGCGAGGTGAACCGGCGATTTTAGATAAGTGGCAACGTGCAGAAGTAGCCTTGAAAAACGGAGTGGATCTCGTGGTTGAATTACCAATCGAGTGGGCAGTACAATCTGCTGATTATTTTGCTAAAGGAGCAGTTCAACTGTTGCAAAAATTAAACTGTGACTATTTATGTTTTGGAACAGAAGATGAAGCGACCTTCGATTATCAAGCATTTGGTCAATTTGTTTTGCACCATCAGGATCAAATCACCAAAGCATTTCAAGAGTTGCCCGATCAGACAATGAGTTATCCGCAAAAGATGACACAGGTATTCAAGCACGTCTACCCAGAAATCTCACTTGATTTTTCCTCGCCTAATCATATTCTAGGGCTGAGCTATGCAAAAGAAAATGCTACCTATGAACATCCAATGGAACTAGTTCCGATCAACCGTAAAGGGGCTGGTTATCATGATGAAGAGTTACCAAAAGAAACAATAGCCAGTGCCACAGCGATTCGTAAAGCATTAACGGAAAATCGATCGATTTCTGCAACAGTTCCCTCAGAGACAGAGAGATTTTTAAAGACAGAAAGTTTGCAAACTTGGACATCCTATTGGCCCTTGCTAAAATACCGTCTTCTTTCTTCCACCGTTGACTCGTTGCAAAAAATCTACCAGATGACGGAAGGTTTAGAGATCAGGATGTTAGAAGCGGCCAAGACAGCTAATACATTTTACGAGTTTGTCGAACAAGTCAAAACAAAACGCTATACGTGGACGAGGATCCAACGCCTGTCGTGCTACGTGTTATTGAATATCCAAAAAGAAGAGATGAGAGAGCAACAGATGCAAGAATACATCCATGTGTTGGGCTTTACAGCAGCAGGTAGAGCATGTCTCAAAAATAAAAAAGCCTTAGCCCTTTTTGCGAAAATCGGCAAAAAAGAAGCGCAAGTGGCAAAACTACTCGTTCGCAGTGATCAAATCTATCGCTTAGGTGGCGAGGTAGCGGAACAAGTATTTGGGCGAAAACCAGTCTTTATCGAAACGATCGAAGAGAAAAAAAGCTTCACATAA
- a CDS encoding YebC/PmpR family DNA-binding transcriptional regulator translates to MGRKWANIVAKKTAKDANNSRVYAKFGIEIYAAAKSGDPDPHANQKLRFVIERAKTYNVPKHIIDRAIEKAKGSGDETYSELRYEGFGPNGSMVIVDTLTNNVNRTAADVRAAFGKNGGNMGVSGAVSYMFDNTAIFGFAGEDADEILEYLMEKDIDVRDVMEEDGQIIVYGEVPDFHSIQEALKEKGITDFSIAEIQMIPQNEVTLTGEDLEQFEKMIDVLEDLEDVQHVFHNVALED, encoded by the coding sequence ATGGGACGTAAATGGGCCAATATCGTAGCTAAAAAAACAGCTAAAGATGCAAACAACAGCCGAGTTTATGCGAAGTTCGGAATTGAAATCTATGCAGCAGCAAAATCAGGTGATCCTGACCCACACGCTAACCAAAAACTACGTTTCGTCATTGAGCGCGCTAAAACTTACAATGTACCAAAACATATCATCGACCGAGCAATTGAAAAAGCAAAAGGTTCAGGGGATGAAACATACTCTGAATTGCGCTATGAAGGATTTGGACCAAATGGCTCAATGGTGATCGTAGACACATTGACCAACAACGTAAACCGCACAGCCGCTGATGTGCGTGCAGCATTCGGTAAAAACGGCGGAAATATGGGTGTCTCTGGGGCAGTATCTTATATGTTCGACAATACCGCGATTTTTGGTTTTGCCGGTGAAGATGCAGATGAGATCTTAGAATACTTGATGGAAAAGGACATCGATGTACGTGATGTCATGGAAGAAGATGGCCAAATCATCGTTTACGGAGAAGTGCCAGATTTCCACAGTATTCAAGAAGCACTAAAAGAAAAAGGCATCACTGACTTTTCAATTGCGGAGATCCAAATGATCCCTCAAAATGAAGTGACATTGACTGGCGAAGACTTGGAACAATTCGAAAAAATGATCGATGTATTAGAAGATCTAGAAGATGTCCAACATGTCTTCCATAATGTTGCTTTAGAAGATTAA
- the helD gene encoding RNA polymerase recycling motor HelD: MNERQLEQQHVEETTQMIQLEQRLLNRKLSDLTEKMNDSTKETANHKIRSGSNESFYESVVEYRQHEQELLLKYHTLESQQKRLQTLEVMKESPYFARIDFKEETEKETLYLGIASLRDTEEETIVIDWRAPIANLYYEGEIGPAFYETDVEKIDVELLLKRQFKIVEGKIVSMVDTSEVINDDFLLEILDDASSAHMKNIVSTIQKAQNAIIRDTNSKVMLIEGIAGSGKTSALLQRIAFILYHNRKWLDAENVLLFSPNHLFSDYISTVLPSLGESGVPTQTFKNYLQQLVPEFELTEEEQQEVGFLSGADDPIKTLKSGLTFVDLLETYIQTITDFGPLFREMKINGRTILSKEAIRKWYQETNELLPLHQRLSLLQTKLLKKLGGLQKDETRQKWVKELAEEQLQELYATDPNLEYTEQKEKSLRKKLTNQIVKKRFRKVHRGILHYQFVNLPKQFLHFLQTIPKTMLTAHGISETSWNEHLQEVKMNLRKRELPQEDAVLYFLLMRRIHPVSVTQKARYIFIDEMQDFAPSQVALLQSIYPTANLTFCGDLNQNFFGNETITGSLESLFPEKEVTQFQLTTSYRSTKQITDFANHFLAHDNLVETTAREGRLPLIVQSDSSTSKINWLEQTIIDTKEQAKYWRTAIIGKTIAECEALYEQLPVSLKDQVQLIADESDFMKRSIILLPAYLAKGLEFDRVFLWNVDDAHFNSGHDKQILYTMCTRAMHELILFTSAKDASFLQALATENHESLALD, translated from the coding sequence ATGAATGAAAGACAATTAGAACAACAGCATGTGGAAGAAACCACACAAATGATCCAACTTGAACAACGCCTATTGAATCGCAAATTAAGCGACTTGACTGAAAAAATGAATGACTCCACAAAAGAAACAGCTAATCACAAAATACGTAGCGGCTCCAACGAGTCTTTTTATGAGTCAGTGGTCGAATACCGCCAACATGAACAAGAATTGCTTTTAAAATACCATACATTAGAATCTCAGCAAAAACGTCTGCAAACATTAGAAGTAATGAAAGAAAGTCCTTACTTTGCTCGTATCGATTTCAAAGAAGAGACGGAAAAAGAAACTCTCTATCTTGGCATCGCCTCATTGAGAGATACAGAAGAAGAAACCATCGTGATCGACTGGCGTGCACCGATCGCTAACCTGTATTACGAAGGAGAAATCGGCCCTGCTTTTTATGAAACAGATGTCGAAAAAATCGACGTCGAACTTCTCTTGAAACGACAGTTCAAAATCGTTGAAGGAAAAATCGTCTCCATGGTCGATACATCTGAAGTCATCAATGATGATTTTCTATTAGAAATCTTGGATGACGCATCAAGTGCTCACATGAAAAACATCGTGTCGACGATCCAAAAAGCACAAAATGCCATTATCCGTGACACCAACAGTAAAGTGATGCTGATCGAAGGAATTGCTGGAAGCGGTAAGACTTCAGCATTACTTCAACGTATCGCATTCATTCTTTATCACAATCGGAAATGGCTAGATGCTGAGAACGTCTTATTGTTCTCACCAAACCATCTGTTTTCTGATTACATCTCCACTGTTTTACCATCTCTTGGTGAAAGTGGTGTTCCGACACAAACCTTCAAAAATTATTTACAGCAATTAGTTCCTGAATTTGAGTTGACTGAAGAAGAACAACAAGAAGTCGGTTTCCTTTCTGGTGCTGATGACCCGATAAAAACGTTGAAATCCGGATTGACTTTCGTTGATCTCCTGGAGACTTACATCCAGACGATCACTGATTTTGGGCCATTGTTCCGTGAGATGAAAATCAATGGTCGAACGATCCTATCCAAAGAAGCGATCCGAAAATGGTACCAAGAAACCAATGAACTACTTCCATTGCATCAACGTCTATCTTTATTACAGACAAAGTTATTGAAAAAATTAGGCGGTCTGCAAAAGGATGAAACCCGTCAGAAGTGGGTCAAAGAGCTTGCTGAAGAACAACTTCAAGAACTATATGCAACCGATCCAAATTTAGAATACACCGAACAAAAAGAAAAATCATTGCGTAAAAAACTTACGAATCAAATCGTGAAAAAAAGATTCCGTAAAGTTCACCGAGGAATTTTACATTATCAATTCGTCAACTTACCGAAACAGTTTCTTCACTTTTTACAAACGATTCCTAAAACGATGTTAACCGCACATGGAATCAGCGAAACTTCTTGGAACGAACATCTTCAAGAAGTCAAAATGAACTTACGGAAAAGAGAATTGCCACAGGAAGACGCCGTCTTGTACTTCCTATTGATGCGTCGAATCCATCCTGTATCAGTCACACAAAAGGCAAGGTATATTTTTATTGATGAAATGCAAGATTTTGCTCCTTCGCAGGTCGCATTGCTGCAATCAATCTATCCAACTGCCAATCTAACATTTTGTGGGGATCTGAACCAAAATTTTTTTGGGAACGAGACGATCACTGGTTCGTTAGAGTCGCTTTTCCCAGAGAAAGAAGTGACCCAATTCCAATTGACGACGAGCTATCGCTCCACGAAGCAAATCACTGATTTTGCCAATCATTTCTTAGCTCACGACAATCTTGTAGAAACAACGGCTCGTGAAGGTCGCCTACCGTTGATCGTCCAAAGTGATTCATCTACAAGCAAAATCAACTGGTTGGAACAAACGATCATTGACACGAAAGAGCAAGCAAAATATTGGCGTACCGCGATCATTGGTAAAACGATCGCTGAATGTGAAGCACTCTATGAACAATTGCCTGTATCCCTGAAAGATCAAGTCCAATTGATTGCTGATGAATCTGATTTTATGAAACGTTCGATTATTCTTCTTCCTGCTTATCTAGCAAAAGGATTAGAATTTGACCGAGTCTTTTTATGGAATGTCGATGATGCACATTTTAATTCTGGTCATGACAAACAAATCTTATATACAATGTGTACGCGTGCCATGCATGAATTGATCCTATTTACATCAGCGAAAGACGCTTCTTTTCTACAAGCATTGGCTACTGAAAATCATGAGTCTCTCGCTTTAGATTGA
- a CDS encoding heavy metal translocating P-type ATPase, translated as MTHFKKFAMTLLIGAVALISEFMFDHPRLAFMIIAITGGTLAFLMFVEMIKTLRSGKYGVDILAITAIVATLLVNEYWASLMILIMLTGGESLEDYAQKKAGQELQSLLDNTPRTAHKLQGDQQLDVAVDTLEIGDHLVIKPGEIVPADGRVIMGESTFDEASLTGEAKPMSKKVGDELMSGSVNGDSSVKMVVEKRAEDSQYQLIIKLVEESKEKPARFVRLADRYAVPFTLIAYLIGGIAWWASGDPVRFVQVLVVASPCPLILAAPVALVAGMSRSSKSGIVVKTGTAVEKLAETKTIAFDKTGTITKGMLEVTGVAPVQGFSEAELLRVAASAEQGSAHILARSLVQAVPQLLPVTDLKEISGQGITATVDGRQVKVGNARFIDVPEAKTDTTAIYVAIDEKYAGTIYFSDTIRPEASKTIARLKAQGITDLLMVTGDGRTVAEAIAEEVGLTEVHARCLPQDKLTILTSIPKEKRPVTMVGDGVNDAPALTVADVGIAMGAHGSTAASESADVVILKDDLERVAEAVMISRETMKVAKQSVLIGIFVCVFLMLVASTGVIPALFGAMLQEVVDTVSILSALRAKKSAKQQPHAMITQN; from the coding sequence ATGACACATTTTAAAAAATTTGCAATGACACTACTGATTGGAGCGGTGGCCCTCATCAGTGAGTTTATGTTCGACCATCCTCGCCTTGCGTTTATGATCATTGCTATCACCGGTGGCACACTCGCCTTCTTGATGTTTGTCGAAATGATCAAAACACTGCGTTCAGGGAAATATGGGGTCGATATTTTAGCGATTACAGCTATTGTTGCGACATTGCTCGTCAATGAATATTGGGCGAGTTTGATGATTTTGATCATGTTGACAGGTGGCGAAAGTTTGGAAGACTATGCGCAAAAAAAAGCAGGTCAGGAATTGCAATCCCTATTAGATAATACGCCAAGAACTGCCCATAAATTGCAAGGAGATCAACAACTTGATGTTGCGGTAGACACACTTGAGATCGGCGATCATCTGGTGATCAAACCAGGGGAAATCGTTCCAGCTGATGGACGAGTGATCATGGGGGAATCTACTTTTGACGAAGCGTCATTGACTGGAGAAGCAAAACCGATGAGCAAGAAAGTCGGTGATGAATTGATGTCCGGTTCGGTCAATGGGGACTCATCTGTCAAAATGGTGGTTGAGAAACGGGCAGAAGATAGCCAGTATCAATTAATTATCAAACTAGTAGAGGAATCGAAAGAAAAACCCGCACGTTTTGTCCGTCTAGCAGATCGTTATGCTGTTCCCTTTACTTTGATCGCTTACTTGATCGGCGGAATCGCTTGGTGGGCTAGTGGTGATCCTGTACGCTTTGTGCAAGTCTTAGTTGTAGCATCGCCATGTCCATTGATTTTGGCTGCACCTGTTGCTCTAGTAGCGGGAATGAGTCGTTCAAGTAAAAGTGGGATCGTTGTCAAGACTGGTACCGCTGTGGAAAAATTAGCAGAGACTAAAACGATTGCCTTTGATAAGACAGGAACAATCACCAAAGGGATGCTTGAAGTAACTGGTGTCGCTCCCGTTCAAGGGTTTTCAGAAGCGGAATTATTACGTGTGGCGGCGAGTGCGGAACAAGGCTCAGCCCATATCTTGGCCCGTTCCTTAGTTCAAGCAGTTCCCCAATTGTTGCCAGTCACTGATTTGAAAGAAATCTCAGGGCAAGGGATTACCGCTACGGTTGATGGCAGGCAGGTTAAAGTAGGGAATGCACGCTTTATTGATGTTCCAGAAGCTAAAACAGATACAACTGCGATCTATGTGGCGATTGATGAAAAATACGCCGGCACGATCTACTTCTCAGACACAATCCGTCCAGAAGCAAGTAAAACAATCGCTCGCTTGAAAGCTCAAGGCATCACCGACTTACTGATGGTGACTGGGGACGGTCGTACGGTTGCAGAAGCAATTGCCGAGGAAGTTGGCTTGACCGAAGTTCATGCTCGTTGTTTACCACAAGATAAATTAACGATTTTAACTAGTATCCCCAAAGAAAAGCGGCCTGTCACGATGGTAGGAGATGGTGTCAATGATGCTCCTGCCTTGACTGTCGCAGATGTAGGCATCGCCATGGGCGCACATGGCTCAACTGCTGCAAGTGAAAGCGCAGATGTCGTCATTTTGAAAGATGATTTAGAACGAGTAGCAGAAGCAGTGATGATTTCTAGAGAAACGATGAAAGTAGCGAAACAATCTGTTTTGATTGGGATTTTTGTCTGTGTCTTTTTGATGCTCGTTGCCAGTACAGGAGTCATTCCAGCATTGTTTGGCGCGATGCTTCAAGAAGTGGTTGATACAGTTTCCATTTTAAGTGCGTTACGTGCAAAAAAATCAGCGAAACAACAACCACATGCCATGATCACACAAAATTAA
- a CDS encoding 2-hydroxymuconate tautomerase gives MPFVHVELVEGRSPEQLENMMKDITEAVHKNTQAPKEHIHVIINEMKKGTYGVNGEWKNK, from the coding sequence ATGCCATTCGTACATGTTGAATTAGTCGAAGGACGTAGCCCAGAACAATTAGAAAACATGATGAAAGATATCACCGAGGCGGTCCATAAAAATACGCAAGCACCAAAAGAACACATTCATGTAATTATCAACGAAATGAAAAAAGGCACGTATGGTGTCAATGGTGAATGGAAAAATAAGTGA
- the thrS gene encoding threonine--tRNA ligase → MIKMTFPDGAVKEFAPGITTAEIAESISKSLAKKALAGKVNGELIDLNRGIEEDGSIEIVTPDHEDALALIRHSSAHLMAQAMRRLYPNIHFGVGPAIDSGFYYDTDNGESQVSAEDLPAIEAEMMAIVKENLPIERRVLSKQEALEIFASDPYKVELISELPEDEVITAYQQGEFIDLCRGPHVPSTGRIQVFKLLSVAGAYWRGNSNNQMMQRVYGTAFFDKKALKAFIQMREEAKERDHRKLGKELELFMVAPEVGSGLPFWLPKGATIRRTIERYIVDKEISLGYQHVYTPIMGDVELYKTSGHWDHYQEDMFPPMDMGDGEMLVLRPMNCPHHMMVYKNTIHSYRELPIRIAELGMMHRYEKSGALSGLQRVREMTLNDGHTFVRPDQIKDEFKRTLELMVAVYADFNITDYRFRLSYRDPNNTDKYFDDDAMWEKAQIMLKAAMDEMELDYFEAEGEAAFYGPKLDVQVKTALGTEETLSTIQLDFLLPERFDLTYVGEDGENNHRPVVIHRGIVSTMERFVAYLTEVYKGAFPTWLAPIQATIIPVSVDAHSDYAYEIKERLQMKGLRVEVDDRNEKMGYKIRASQTQKIPYQIVVGDKEVADATVNIRRYGSKETAVEDLNIFVDAMAEEVHNYSR, encoded by the coding sequence ATGATAAAAATGACATTTCCTGATGGTGCAGTCAAAGAGTTTGCGCCAGGGATCACCACTGCAGAAATTGCAGAAAGTATTTCTAAAAGTTTAGCCAAAAAAGCCTTAGCTGGAAAAGTGAATGGCGAACTGATCGACTTGAACCGCGGGATCGAAGAGGATGGCTCAATCGAGATTGTGACACCTGATCATGAAGACGCACTTGCTTTGATTCGTCATTCAAGTGCTCATTTGATGGCACAAGCCATGCGCCGTTTATATCCAAATATCCACTTTGGTGTAGGACCAGCAATCGATTCAGGATTTTACTACGATACTGATAACGGTGAGAGCCAAGTCAGTGCCGAAGACCTACCAGCGATCGAAGCAGAAATGATGGCGATCGTCAAAGAAAATTTGCCGATCGAACGTCGTGTGTTATCAAAACAAGAAGCATTAGAAATCTTTGCAAGTGACCCTTACAAAGTGGAACTGATCAGCGAATTACCAGAAGACGAAGTCATCACTGCCTACCAACAAGGAGAATTCATCGATTTATGCCGTGGGCCACATGTCCCATCAACTGGTCGTATCCAAGTCTTCAAATTATTATCTGTGGCAGGAGCTTACTGGCGTGGAAATTCAAATAACCAAATGATGCAACGTGTTTATGGAACAGCATTTTTTGATAAAAAAGCGTTAAAAGCGTTTATCCAAATGCGTGAAGAAGCAAAAGAAAGAGACCATCGCAAACTAGGAAAAGAGCTAGAATTATTCATGGTAGCTCCTGAAGTTGGCTCTGGTTTACCTTTCTGGTTACCAAAAGGTGCAACAATCCGTCGTACGATCGAACGATACATCGTAGACAAAGAAATCAGCTTAGGCTATCAACATGTGTATACACCGATCATGGGGGACGTAGAGTTATACAAAACTTCAGGTCACTGGGATCATTACCAAGAAGATATGTTCCCACCAATGGATATGGGAGATGGCGAGATGCTCGTGCTACGCCCAATGAACTGCCCACATCATATGATGGTCTACAAAAATACAATCCATTCTTACCGTGAGTTACCGATCCGTATCGCTGAACTTGGTATGATGCACCGTTATGAAAAATCAGGTGCGTTGTCTGGATTACAACGTGTACGTGAAATGACATTGAATGACGGACACACATTCGTTCGTCCTGATCAGATCAAAGATGAATTCAAACGTACGTTGGAGTTGATGGTCGCAGTTTACGCTGATTTCAATATTACAGACTATCGCTTCCGTTTAAGTTACCGTGATCCAAACAACACAGACAAATATTTTGACGATGATGCCATGTGGGAAAAAGCACAGATCATGTTAAAAGCTGCGATGGATGAAATGGAACTTGACTATTTCGAAGCAGAAGGAGAAGCAGCCTTCTATGGACCAAAATTAGATGTCCAAGTTAAAACAGCATTGGGAACAGAAGAAACATTATCAACGATCCAATTAGACTTCTTATTACCAGAACGCTTTGATTTAACTTATGTAGGAGAAGATGGCGAAAATAATCATCGCCCAGTCGTTATCCACCGAGGCATCGTTTCAACAATGGAACGCTTTGTGGCATACTTGACAGAAGTATACAAAGGCGCATTCCCAACTTGGTTGGCACCGATCCAAGCAACGATCATCCCAGTTTCAGTTGATGCTCATTCAGATTACGCTTATGAAATCAAAGAACGTCTACAAATGAAAGGCTTGCGTGTAGAAGTCGACGATCGCAATGAAAAAATGGGTTATAAGATCCGTGCCTCACAAACGCAAAAAATCCCATACCAAATCGTAGTTGGGGATAAAGAAGTGGCAGATGCAACAGTCAATATCCGCCGATATGGTAGTAAAGAAACTGCTGTAGAGGACTTGAATATCTTTGTCGATGCAATGGCAGAAGAGGTTCATAATTACAGCCGTTAA
- a CDS encoding AraC family transcriptional regulator: MYQPIQPHHLFHQAYEEKIHYKETVLPVLADVLVCMWESISFDFSGTVTDVIIADGCIDLIVNVLEQSVFYTGSSKTDFNFLSSFPEHYIGFRLKPGAFSAFTGREATAAMDQVLFIEEVDVGFDTTHLFALTIEEMKESLISDLSGLAKCISSTEYIQLFEKLYIKKLASPQALYEYTRLSPRHVQRLFKKHYGLTPQLALSTIKFHHSLTILLKQPADRRELIGNYYDQSHFINEFKKNIGLTPIEFVKLSEQRKMSLLSNTLLT; this comes from the coding sequence ATGTATCAACCAATCCAACCTCATCATCTGTTTCATCAAGCATATGAAGAAAAAATACATTATAAAGAAACGGTTCTCCCAGTCTTAGCAGATGTCTTGGTGTGTATGTGGGAGTCTATTTCATTTGACTTTAGCGGTACGGTCACCGACGTGATCATCGCCGACGGTTGCATTGATTTGATTGTCAATGTTTTGGAGCAATCTGTTTTCTATACTGGTTCAAGTAAAACGGACTTCAACTTTCTCTCAAGTTTTCCCGAACACTATATTGGTTTTCGCTTAAAGCCAGGTGCTTTTTCTGCTTTCACTGGTCGAGAGGCAACAGCAGCGATGGATCAAGTGTTGTTCATTGAAGAAGTAGATGTTGGGTTTGATACAACCCATCTTTTTGCGCTCACGATTGAAGAAATGAAAGAATCGCTGATCAGCGATTTATCCGGATTAGCCAAATGTATCTCTTCGACGGAATACATTCAGTTATTTGAAAAACTATATATAAAAAAATTAGCTTCCCCACAAGCATTATACGAATATACGAGACTTAGTCCAAGGCATGTCCAACGGCTATTCAAAAAGCATTACGGTCTCACCCCACAATTGGCTCTATCGACCATAAAATTTCATCATAGTTTGACCATTTTATTAAAACAACCTGCTGATCGAAGGGAGCTTATTGGAAATTATTATGACCAGTCCCATTTTATCAATGAGTTCAAAAAAAATATTGGCCTCACACCCATTGAGTTTGTTAAGTTGAGTGAGCAGCGAAAAATGTCGCTTCTATCCAATACGTTACTAACCTAA
- a CDS encoding VOC family protein, with translation MAKGEPNCFDMTSAKEMSLVKGYIQSAKNGISDTVVIILPTKDIQKDYAKLTANGVTFLGDPQKIEAWGGFTSAYFRDPEGNLFELNDGY, from the coding sequence ATGGCAAAAGGAGAACCTAACTGTTTTGATATGACGTCAGCAAAAGAAATGTCTTTGGTCAAAGGGTATATACAGTCTGCTAAAAATGGAATATCTGATACAGTGGTGATAATATTACCTACGAAGGATATCCAAAAGGACTATGCGAAGTTAACCGCAAATGGTGTCACTTTTTTAGGTGACCCTCAGAAAATAGAGGCTTGGGGAGGATTTACCAGTGCCTACTTTAGAGACCCAGAAGGCAATTTGTTTGAACTGAATGATGGGTATTAG
- a CDS encoding MurR/RpiR family transcriptional regulator produces MSVVSRIESMMNDYSSAERKLADYIVTHVEKIPTMTANELAEAAGLSAPTVVRFSKKLGFQSLTDFKITISTELQAGIVEGFSDIEPNESFYSIKHKLGNNAQVAIKETVDILEEEMIQRVVERLEEAQTVYLYGVGASSLVVEDILQKWSRVGKPIIFEKDIHVLLPQLVSNETKKVLWLVSNSGNSKEVVMIGQLAKEMGIDIIALTQFGNNRLSKLADVVVQTSRPKEITNRSAATNSLLAQFATIDIIFYLYMAKNEKLTEKVTQTKEVIKNYVKQK; encoded by the coding sequence ATGAGCGTAGTGAGTCGCATTGAAAGTATGATGAATGACTATTCTTCTGCCGAAAGAAAACTAGCAGATTATATCGTAACACATGTAGAAAAAATACCAACGATGACAGCCAATGAGTTAGCAGAAGCGGCGGGCCTGAGCGCTCCCACAGTTGTTCGTTTCTCCAAAAAACTTGGCTTTCAAAGTTTAACGGATTTTAAAATCACTATTTCCACCGAATTACAAGCAGGTATCGTGGAAGGATTCAGCGATATTGAACCAAATGAATCATTTTATTCAATCAAACATAAATTAGGGAATAATGCGCAAGTAGCGATCAAAGAAACCGTGGATATTTTAGAAGAGGAGATGATCCAACGTGTCGTTGAGCGTCTGGAAGAAGCACAAACAGTTTATCTATATGGTGTGGGCGCATCTTCTTTAGTCGTTGAGGATATCCTCCAAAAATGGTCTCGTGTAGGAAAACCAATCATTTTTGAAAAAGACATCCACGTCTTATTGCCACAATTAGTGAGTAATGAAACAAAAAAAGTGCTATGGCTTGTCTCTAACTCAGGAAACAGCAAAGAAGTGGTGATGATCGGACAGTTAGCCAAAGAAATGGGAATCGATATTATCGCATTGACTCAATTTGGAAATAACCGATTAAGTAAATTGGCCGATGTCGTTGTCCAGACATCAAGACCAAAAGAAATCACGAACCGAAGTGCAGCAACTAACTCATTATTGGCTCAATTTGCAACGATTGATATCATTTTTTATCTTTATATGGCAAAGAATGAAAAATTAACCGAGAAAGTCACTCAAACCAAAGAAGTGATCAAAAATTATGTCAAACAAAAATGA